A stretch of DNA from Microlunatus capsulatus:
CCTCGGGGCGCCGCCGGAAGGCTGAGGACGGAGGTGGTGGGCCCACCCCCTCCTCACGCTGCGCAACAAAGATGTCAGTGTGGGGGCATGGAGTACACCCACCTCGGCCGCACCGGCCTCAGCGTCTCGCGCCTCTGCCTCGGCACCATGAACTTCGGTCCCCAGACCGACGAGGACGTCGCGCACGGCATCATGGACACCGCCCACACCCAGGGCGTCAACTTCTTCGACACCGCGAACGGCTACGGCGGCGAGGGCCACCGCGGCTGGACCGAGGAGATCATCGGCCGCTGGTTCGCCCAGGGCGGCGGGCGGCGCGAGAAGACCGTGCTCGCCACCAAGGTCTACGGCGACATGGGCACCTGGCCCAACGAGGGCAAGCTGTCCGCCCTCAACATCCGCCGCGCCCTCGACGCCAGCCTCAAGCGGCTGCAGACCGACTACGTCGACGTCTACCAGTTCCACCACATCGACCGGAACACCCCCTGGGACGAGATCTGGCAGGCGGTCGACGTCGCGATCGCCCAGGGCAAGATCCTCTACGCCGGCAGCAGCAACTTCGCCGGCTGGCACATCGCCCAGGCCCAGGCGGCCGCGGCGGAGCGCCACAGCGTCGGCCTGGTCAGCGAGCAGTCGCTCTACAACCTGCTGGTCCGCGACATCGAGCTCGAGGTGATCCCCGCCGCGGAGCACTACGGCCTGGGCATCATCCCCTGGTCCCCGCTGCAGGGCGGCCTGCTGGGCGGCGTGGTGAAGAAGACCGAGGAGGGCAAGCGCCGGCTCGAGGGCCGCTCCGCGCAGAGCCTCGAGGAGCACCGCGACCAGCTCACGGCGTACGAGGACTTCGCCGAGCAGCTGGGCCACCAGCCGGGCGACCTCGCGCTGGCCTGGCTGCTGCACCAGCGTGCGGTGACGGCGCCGATCATCGGCCCGCGCACCCCCGAGCAGTTCGACGGCGCCCTGCGCGCGGTCGACATCCGCCTGGACGAGGCGGCGCTCAGCCGGCTGGACGAGATCTTCCCTGGGCACAAGACCGCCCCCGAGGACTACGCCTGGTAGTCGGCCGACCCGGCCCGGAGACACCTGTGCCTCCCGCCCCCGTCCCGGGGGTGGGAGGCACACGTGCTCCCGAGCTCTGTGCCGCGGCGCCGGGCGGCGTCCGTGTTCCCTCCCCCAGGGGCGAACTCCGGACGCGCGCCCGAGCGGCGACGGGTCGCCGGGGGACGGACCCCGTCGGCGACTAAATCGATTTTAGGTCCTCGGCAGGCGTCGTTGTCGAGTCCTGTGTCCTGTTCCGGACATAGCCGATAGTGGACATCGGGTGGACGCCGGGGGCTCAGCCGGTGACGAGGGCGCGGATGTCGTCGGCCGTCAGCCGGCTGCTGGCGAGGGCGTCCTCCCCCAGCACCGAGCTGAACAGCTCGCCCTTGCGGGCCTTCAGCTCCATCACCTTCTGCTCGATCGTGTCCTGGGCGACCATCCGGTAGACCATCACCGTCTTGTCCTGGCCGATCCGGTGCGTGCGGTCGACGGCCTGCGCCTCCGCCGCCGGGTTCCACCAGGGGTCCAGCAGGAAGCAGTAGTCGGCCTCGGTGAGGTTGAGCCCGAAACCACCGGCCTTGAGGCTGATGAGGAACACGGGCGCCGACCCGTCGCGGAAGCTCTGCACCACCGCGTCCCGGTCCCGGGTGCGCCCGTCGAGGTAGGCGTGGGGCAGCCCGGCCGCGTCCAGCCGCTCGCGCACCCGGGCGAGGAAGCTGGTGAACTGGCTGAAGACCAGCGCCCGGTGGCCCTCGGCGACCAGCTGCTCGAGGTCGGACACCAGCAGCTCGGTCTTGGCCGAGGGGACGTTCGCGTGCTCGGGGTCGACCAGGGCGGCGTCGAGGCTCAGCTGGCGCAGCCGGGTGAGCGAGCCCAGGATCGTGAAGCGGTTGGCCTCCACGTCCTCGAGCAGGCCCAGCACCTTCTGCCGCTCCCGCTGCAGGTGGGTCTGGTAGATCCGCAGGTGCTTCGGCTGCAGGACGACCTCGACGACCTGCTCCTGCTTGGGCGGCAGCTCGGGCGCCACGCTCTCCTTGGTGCGGCGAAGCACCAGCGGTCGGATCCGGCGCCGCAGCTGGGCCAGCTTGTCCTGGTCCCCCGCCCGCTCGATCGGCCGCCGGTAGTAGGAGCTGAACCGGTCGGGATCGGGGAACAGCCCCGGGGCGCTCAGCGACAGCAGCGACCACAGGTCCATCAGGTCGTTCTCCAGCGGCGTCCCGGTGACGGCGACGGTGAAGGGGACGGCCACCCGGCGGGCGCTCAGGTAGGTCTTGGACCGGTGGTTCTTGACGAACTGGGCCTCGTCGAGAATCAGCCCGGCCCAGTCCTGGGCCGCCCACACCTCCTCGTCGATCCGCAGCAGCGCGTAGGAGGTGACGACGACGTCGGCGCCGGCCACCAGGGCGGCGAGCGAGCGCTCCGCCCCGCCGCGCCCCCGCGTCCGCTTGGCCTCGGACTCCCCGACCACCACCACCCGCAGGTCGGGGGTGAAGGTCGCGGCCTCGCGGGCCCAGTTCGTCACCACGCTGGTGGGGGCCACGACGAGGAACGGCGGGCCCGGCGCCCGCTCGCGAGCGTGCGCCACCAGGGCGAGCACCTGCAGCGTCTTCCCCAGCCCCATGTCGTCGGCGAGCACGCCGCCCAGGCCCGAGGCCTCCAGGTGCGCGAGCCAGCGGTAGCCCTCCCGCTGGTAGGGCCGCAGCTCGGCGCGCAGGCCCGCCGGGTCCTCGACCGCCGGCACCTCGCTGGTCCCGGCCAGGCCGCGGACGGCGGCGGTCCAGCGGGTCGAGGCGTCGAGCACCGAGCCGAGCCCGACGAGGTCCTGCCACAGGCTCGCCTGCTCCCGGCTGATCGCCAGCCCCGGCTCGTCGTCGGGCGCGTCCTCCACGAGGGCCTTCGACTCCTCGATGAGCTCGCGCAGCCGCTGCAGCTCGGGGCGGTCGAGGGCGAAGTAGACCCCGGTCTCCAGGACCAGGTACTCGTCCCCGCGGGTGAGCGCGGCGAAGAGCTGCTCGAACGGCACCGCCTCGCCCTCGATGCTCACCTCGATGTGCAGGTCGAACCAGTCGGTGCTGCCGTCGCGCTCCCGGGCGGAGACGGCGACGGCGGGCTCGGCGTCGCTGCGCCGGTAGGCGACCACCTCCCCCACCAGCTCGACGGCGACGCCGGCCTGCTCCAGGGCGGGCAGCACCCGGTCGACGAAGACCAGCGCGGCCGCCTCGGGCAGCTCGACGTGCGGGGCCGGCCGGGGCGGGGCGGCGTGCGGCGCGGCGAGCACCGGCAGCTCGTCGTAGGGCAGCGGCAGCGCCTCGACCAGCGCGGCCTCGGCGGCCGGGTCCCGCAGCCCGGGCCGGCCGGCGGGCTCGTCCAGGGCGTGCTCCCGGACGCCCTCGCCGGTGCCGTAGCGCACCGACCAGTCCAGCCGGACGCGGTGCCCGGAGCCGAAGCCGACCCGCAGGGCCAGCACCGGCAGGACGCGCTCGGGCAGGGCCACGGAGGCGTCGGCCGAGCCGAGGCCCACCTTGTGCCGCAGCTGCGGCGCGAACTCCCCGAGGAACCGCTCCTCGTCCCGGGCCGGCACCAGCAGCGGCTTCGCGTCCACGACCAGCTGCCGGAGCTCGCGGCTGAGCAGCTGCTCCAGGCGGGAGACCACGAGGCGCTCGGCGCCCTCGGCGTCGGCCGAGACGGCGAAGATCCCGTGCGCGGGCTCGCCCAGCACGCCGACCGACGGCAGGTCCAGGCGGCGGCCGCCGAGCACCACCCGCGGACCCACGAGCAGGCCCGCGGCCCCGGCCCGGCGCACGTCGAGGGTGACGCTGGCGCGCTCGGTCGTGCGGACCGGTCCGGTGAGCGGCTTGGCCATCAGCAGGTCCAGCCCCGCGGCGGCCGCCTGGTCCAGCAGCGCCCAGAAGGCGCTGGTGACGGTGCCGAGCGACAGCCAGGGCGTCCGCGGCAGGGCGTAGCGCGCCCCGGCGCCGGCTGCGGCCCGGAACTGCAGCAGCAGCTCGCGGTGCTCGGCCCGGTAGGAGCGCGCGACGAAGTCGAGGTCCTCCCAGGAGATGCCGCTCCTGACCCAGCCGCCGCTGCGGCCCTGCCGGACCGGGCGCATCCGCAGGTCCTGGCGGCCGGCGTACCCGCGGTAGGCGGGGATCCGCTCGACCTCGAACTCCAGCGCGAGCGGGGCGGCGGTCTCCAGAGGCTCGGGGTCGGGCGCGGCCAGCAGCCGTTCGAGGGCCACCTCCCACTCGGGGCGGTCGACCTGGTGCCGCAGGGCGGTGCTGGTCCGGGCGACCACGAGCACGGCCGCGGCGTGCTTGCAGTCCAGCACCACCGGGCAGGTGCACTGGCCGCGGTAGACCGTCGTCGCCCCCGAGCGGGACGGGTTGAGGTGGACCGTCACCTCGTAGTCGTCGCGGTAGCTGCCGCGGACCCGCCCGGACACGGTCATCGCGTCCTCGTCCAGCCGGACGTCGTGCACCCGGCCGGAGCGGGCGTAGACCAGAGCGCGGGCGAACGCGTCGCTGCCGACCATCGCGGTGATCGCCTCGTTGCCCAGCAGCGCGTCCCAGGCGGGCACGTCACTCGGGTCAGGCACGACCGCGAGCGTAGTCGGCACCTCCGACAGCCCGCCCGCGCGCGGAATCCGCAGCACCCCCCGGCGTGGTGCGTGCGGGGCCGGGTGCCACAGTGGTGCCGGTGCGCCCGGCAACGGTGCGCCAGACCCCACCCGCACCCCGGCGGGGGGAACGAGACGGAGGATCGATGAGCGAATCGACGCAGGGTCCGAGCCTGGGCGCGGCGGACCTCGAGGGACCGGCCGACGGCGGCGCTGACGGCATCACGGGCATCCAGGACGGCGGGGCCGACGGCGGCGCCGACAGCGGCTCGGAGGGTCCCGCCGACGGCGGCGCCGAGGGCACCCCGGGCGTGCAGGACGGCGGGGCCGACGGCGGCGCCGAGGGTCCGGCCGACGGCGGCGCGGACGGCACCCCCGGTGTCTCCGACGGCGGTGCTGACGGCGGTGCTGACGGCGGGGCCGAGGGTCCGGCCGACGGCGGCGCGGACGGCACCCCCGGTGTCTCCGACGGCGGCGCGGACGGCGGCGCCGAGGGCCCCGCTGACGGTGGCGCGGACGGCACCCCCGGTGTCTCCGACGGCGGCGCGGACGGCGGCGCCGAGGGCCCGGCCGACGGCGGCGCCGACGGCACCCCCGGTGTCTCCGACGGCGGCGCCGACGGCGGCGCGCACTGAGCGCTGGTCAGCCTTGAACCCCACCACCCCCTCAGCCGAGGACCCCACCACCGGTGCGGTCGCGGCCGGGTCGGGTGGAGCAGGCAGCACGCCCGGCGTCCGCGCCGGGCGTGCTGTGCTCCCCCGCCTCGTCGCCGTCGACCCCGAGACCTTCGCCCGCGAGCACTGGGGCCGCAGCGCCCTGCTGTCCCCCGCCGGCGACCTGCCCCAGGACTTCAGCGACCTGCTGAGCTCCGACGCCGTCGACGAGCTCGTCTCCGAGCGCGGGCTGCGGACCCCCTTCCTGCGGGTCGCCAAGAACGGCTCCACGCTGGCCGACAAGACCTTCACCGCCCCGGGCGGCGTCGGCGCCGGCATCGCCGACCAGGTCAGCGACGACAAGCTCGTCAGCCTCTTCGCCGACGGCTCGACGATGGTCCTCCAGGCGCTGCACCGCGTCTGGCCGCCGATCATCGCGCTGTGCCAGCAGCTGGCCGCCGAGCTGGGTCACCCGGTGCAGGCCAACGCCTACGTCACCCCGCCCCAGAACCAGGGCTTCAGCAACCACTACGACGTGCACGACGTGTTCGTGCTGCAGATCGAGGGCGAGAAGCGCTGGCAGATCCACGCGCCCGTCCTGGAGTCGCCGCTGCGCGACCAGCCCTGGAGCGACCGCAAGGCCGCCGTCGCCGCCCGGGCGGCCGAGGAGCCGCTCCTCGAGGCGGTCCTCAAGCCGGGTGACTGCCTGTACCTGCCGCGGGGCTACCTGCACGCGGCGACCGCCCTGGGCGGGGTCAGCACCCACCTGACCATCGGCGTGCACAGCTGGACCCGCTACGCCCTCGCCGAGCAGCTGCTGCAGCAGGCGCTGCGGACCGTGGCCGCGGACCCCGTCGTGCGCGGGTCGCTGGCCCTCGGCGTCGACCTGGGACGGCCGGAGGACCTCGCCGGCGACGTCGACGTCGTCCGGGACGCCCTCGTCGCCGCTCTCGGCGCCGCCGACCGCGGGCGGCTGTCGGAGGTGCTCGACGCCGGCGCCCGCGGCACGCAGCGCGCCGCACCCGTCGGCCCGCTCCGCCAGCTGCGGACCGCGCAGGAGCTGGAGCCCGGCACGGTGCTGGCGCTGCGGGGCCACCTGGCCGCCCGGCTGGTGCCTCGCGGCGCCGGAGCGGTGCTGCGGAGCCGGGCCGCCGACCTGCCGCTGGTCGAGGCCGAGCTGGCCGCCGTCGGTCAGCTGCTGGAGGCCGGCAGCGCCACCACCGCCGCGCTCGGGGAGGACCTGGCCCGACGGCTGGTGCTCGCCGGGCTGGTCGTCGCCGGGTGAGCCTGGCCCCCGCTCCGGGCCGGGCCGGCGGCCCGCCGCGCTGCGCCGACGCCGCCGAGCTGCGCGGCGACGCGGGCGTCGGCACCGCCCCGCCCGCCGCCCGATGGCTGCTGCTGGAGCACCCCGGGCCGTGGGCGGTCGACGCCGTCCCCGGCTCGGGGGTGGACCCGGCGGTCCTGGTCCCCCTGGGCGCCGCCGCCGCCCGGAGCGCGACGCGCATCCTGCTGGTCCGCCGGCCCGGCCGCCGACCGGCACCGGAGCGTCGCACCTGGCTGCTGAGCGGACCCGGCCTGGGCACCGTCGAGGGCCGCTGGCGCACCGACGCCGACCTGGTCGACGCCGTCGCCGCGCTGGGGGCGCCCGACCCCGACCCGGTGCTCACCGGGCCGTCGGCCCCCGTCCTGCTGGTCTGCGCCCACGGGGTGCACGACACCTGCTGCGCCGTCCGCGGCCGACCGGTGGCGGCCGCCCTGGACCGGGCCCACCCCGGGCTGGTCTGGGAGTGCAGCCACGTCGGCGGCGACCGCTTCGCCCCGAACGTCGTCGTGCTGCCCGACGGCTTCTACTACGGCGGGCTGGCCCCGACGACCGCCGTCGCCACCGTGGCCGCGCACCTGGCCGGCCGGGTGGAGACCGCGCACCTGCGCGGCATGTCGCGCTACCCGCCCGTGCAGCAGGCCGCCGTCGTCGCGGCGCACGAGGCCTACGGGCCGCTCGCGGCCGGGGCGGTCGTGGTCACGGACGCCCGCAGCGTGCCGGCCACCGGGACCGCCGGTGCCCGCACGATCGTCGAGATGCGGGTCGCCGGCCTCCCGGACGCGGTCCGGGCCGAGGTGGTCGCGGAGCGCCGCCCGCCGACCCGGCTCACCTGCCGGGCGGCCCGCGACGGCGTCGCGACCGAGTACCGGGTGGAGCGGCTCGGCTGATCCGCACCACCCGTCCCGCCCCACCCGCCGTCGTCGCTCAGACCGGCGCGGGCTCCAGCCCCAGGCCGCGGCGGCCGATCGCGTTGAGGTCCTCGACGCCGAACCGGTCGGGCCAGCCGGCCTCGTAGTCCTCGACGGGGAAGTCACCCGGGCTCCGGCCCTCGAGGAACGCCTCCCGGACACCGGCGACGTAGGTCTCGTTCTTGGTGCACCGCGGCGCGGCCGGGATGTACATGACGTTGCCCCAGCCCTTCTGGTCGGTCACCGGGGCGACCGCGTGGATCATGTCGCAGTGCCACCAGACCGAGTCGCCGGGGGCGACGTCGGGGATCCCGGCCAGGCCCTCCAGCAGCAGCGGGTGCCACCTCTCGTCGACCGGGAAGGTCCGGTTGGGCTGGACGCCGCACATGTCGTCCTCGGGGACGTCGTCCAGCAGCGGGCGGAGCATGAGGTAGGCCATCGCGCCCGGGATCGGCACCGTGTGCAGCACGCCCTGGTCGTGGTCCATCTCGCTGAGGGCCGTCCAGCCCTGGAAGGTGCGGAAGGCCGAGCACATCGTCGAGCCCGGGTACTGCACGGCGTCGGTCCGGTAGGCGGCGTCCCAGGGGTCGTAGGCCGCGACGTCGCCGGAGAAGAGGTGGCGGAAGTGGCGCTGGTAGCCCTCCGACATCCACAGGTCGAGGGTGCCGGGGTCCAGGTGCGTGCCCAGCCCGCCCGAGTCGGTGCCCGGCGGGCGTCGGCGGATCCGGTCGGGGTACATGGTGTCGACGTCGGGGTCGAACCAGACCCGGCCCTCGGACTCGTGCGTCCAGCGCGCGTTGAGGAAGGACTGGACGGTGGCCATCCGCGGCGACTGGCGCGCCTCCATCTGCGAGCGCGACCAGTAGATCGGGTAGATCTCGGGCTTGGACATCGCCAGGGTGCCGAAGAAGTCGTCGGCCGGGCCGGTGTAGTGCTCGAAGAACTGGTTGCCGTCGACGTAGTCGACCGCCGCGCGGTCCCAGGCCTCGGCCTGCTCGCGCGGGAAGTGACCGCGGACCACGACGCACCCGCGCCGCGCCAGCTGCGCGAGCTGGGCCTCGCTGACGGTGCCCGCCTCGATGTCGGCGTAGGCGATCTCGGGCCACACCTGCTCGCCCCGGGCCCGGGTGGCCACGATGTCGGCGACCTCGGCGCGGACGCCCTCCTCCACCTCGGCGAAGACGTCGGCGACGCTGCGCCCCGACGCCTCGATGCGGGCGCGCAGCGCGCGCTTGATCTCCCGCGTCGCCGCGGGGATGTCGTCGGGGATCGTCTCCCAGTGCGGCAGGCCGGTCGGGGTGTCGGTGCTCATCGTCGAACCTCCAGGTGCGGGTGGTTTGGTAAAGACTCCTTATCGGAGTCGTGGTGCCACCGTACCGCCGGGCCACGTCCTTCCGCAAGGAGTCCTCACCACTAGAGTCGGGGCGACGAGCAGCAGCACGGACGCGAGGGGTGGAACGGGCATGGCGGGCGAGCAGGGACGGCAGCTGCCCCGGCTGGCGCTGCTCCGCGAGCTGACCGACCAGCACGTGCTGGGCCGGCTGCTGGACGGCTCGGCCCTCACCCGCGCCGAGATCGCGGCCCGCACCGGGATCTCGAAGCCGACGATCTCCGAGAGCGTCCGACGGCTGGTCGAGGGCGGGCTGCTGGAGGAGGCCGGGCAGCAGACCGGCCGGCGCGGACCCAGCGGCACCTACGTCCGGGTGCGACGGGCCGCGGCGTCGGCCCTGGCGGTGTCGGTGGGGCCGGACGGGGTCCGCGTCGAGCGCTACGACGTCACCGGCGAGCCGGTGGGCCACGTGGAGCGCGCGGTCCAGGTGCCGACCGACGCCGAGCAGCTCGCCCCGGTGCTCACCAGTGCCGTCCGCGACGCCCTGGCCGGGCCGGGCGGACCCGTCGGCAGCATCGCCGTCAGCGTGGCCGGGCCGGTCGACCAGGCCACCGGGCGACTGGTCGCCCTGCCCGACTCCCCCTTCGTCCTCGGCGAGCTCGCACCCGTGGAGCTGCTCGCCCCCCTCGTCGACGTCACGCCGCAGGTGGACAACGACGTCAACTGGGCCGCGCTGGCCGAGCACCACGAGGGCGCGGCCCGCGACCTCGAGGAGTTCTTCTTCGTCTACCTGGGGCCGGGCATCGGCGCGGCCTCGGTGGGCGGGGGCGTCGTCCGGCACGGGGCGGGCGGGCTGGCCGGCGAGCTGGCCCACGTGCTGACGACCGGTCCCGACGGCCGGAGCACGCGGCTGCTGGCCGGGCTCGCCGCGGAGGGCCTGCTCGTCCCCGGCTCCTCGGCGCTGGACGTCGACCGCATCCTGGCCGCGCTGGCCGGCGCACCGGACGACGACGGGCTCGCCACCCGGCTGGCGCGCGCCGTCGCCGGCGCCCTCGCCTCGGTGACCGCCCTGCTGAACCCGCGGGCCGTCGTCCTCGGGGGGCCCTGGGGGCTGGCGCCGGGCTTCGACGCCGCCGTCCGGGTTGAGCTGGACGCGCTGGCCGTGGTGCCGACGGAGCTGCGCAGGTCGGCCCTGGGTGACGCGGCGCCGCTGGCCGGCGCCCGGGTCGCGGCCGTCCGCCGGCTGCAGGAGGGGCTCCGCGCGCCGTCGGCGGAGACCGGGGAGCAGAAGAGCGGGCCGTCCGACGTCTCCGCCGCACGACCCGCCCTCCCGACTGGCACGGTGTCCGATCCCCCGATTGTCCTCACGTCCCAGTGATCCAACGCTCGTAGCGTAGGACGGTCGCCGGGAGGGCGACAGAGGCATGATCGGCGATGTCCTCTATAGGACATGTCCTAAACCTGACACGGTCGGCGGCTGCGGCTCGGGGGCCGGATCGGTACGGTCGTCGTGAGCGTCGAGGAGATGAACCCCCGAGCATCTTCTCGACGCTCCCCCACACGTCCACGGCTCCGGCCGACCGGGGCGCCCCGTCCGTGCGGCGCCCGCCCCGCACCGATGCCCGGCTCCGCCGCCGCTCCTCAGGTGAGCCGGAAGCGCAGGATCCTGTCGTCGTCACGGCCCGGCTCCACCCGGCCGTCGGTGTTGCTGGTGGTCACCCAGAGCGTCCGGTCCGGCGCGAGCGCCACCGTCCGCAGCCGCCCGTGGTCCCCGGCGAACCACGCCTCCGGCTTCCCGGCGCCGGTCCCGTCCAGCGGCACCGCGAACAGGCAGCGGCCCTGCAGGGCACCCACGAACGCCGTCGAGCCCGCCACCGCCAGGCCCGCCGGCGAGCAGGCGCTGGTCGGCGACCAGGTGGCGGCCGGCGAGGTGAGGCCCCGGACGTCGGAGCGGCCCTCGACCCGGGGCCAGCCGTAGTTGCGCCCGGGCCGGATCACGTTGAGCTCGTCGGCCTCCTTGTCCCCGAACTCCGTCGCCCACAGCCGCCCGGCGTCGTCGAGGGCCAGGCCCTCGACGTTGCGGTGGCCGTAGGACCACGTGCGGTCGCCGAAGGGGTTGCCGGCCGCCGCCCGGCCGTCGGGCCGCAGCCGGAGGATCTTCCCGGACAGCGCCGACCGGTCCTGGCCGAGCCCCGGCCGCTCGGCGTCGCCGGTGGACACCAGCAGCCGGCCGGCGCGGTCGAACAGCAGCCGCCCGCCGTGGTGGTGGGTGCTGGTGGGGATGCCGGCCAGCACGACGCGCGGCCGTC
This window harbors:
- a CDS encoding sucrase ferredoxin encodes the protein MSLAPAPGRAGGPPRCADAAELRGDAGVGTAPPAARWLLLEHPGPWAVDAVPGSGVDPAVLVPLGAAAARSATRILLVRRPGRRPAPERRTWLLSGPGLGTVEGRWRTDADLVDAVAALGAPDPDPVLTGPSAPVLLVCAHGVHDTCCAVRGRPVAAALDRAHPGLVWECSHVGGDRFAPNVVVLPDGFYYGGLAPTTAVATVAAHLAGRVETAHLRGMSRYPPVQQAAVVAAHEAYGPLAAGAVVVTDARSVPATGTAGARTIVEMRVAGLPDAVRAEVVAERRPPTRLTCRAARDGVATEYRVERLG
- a CDS encoding aldo/keto reductase, with product MEYTHLGRTGLSVSRLCLGTMNFGPQTDEDVAHGIMDTAHTQGVNFFDTANGYGGEGHRGWTEEIIGRWFAQGGGRREKTVLATKVYGDMGTWPNEGKLSALNIRRALDASLKRLQTDYVDVYQFHHIDRNTPWDEIWQAVDVAIAQGKILYAGSSNFAGWHIAQAQAAAAERHSVGLVSEQSLYNLLVRDIELEVIPAAEHYGLGIIPWSPLQGGLLGGVVKKTEEGKRRLEGRSAQSLEEHRDQLTAYEDFAEQLGHQPGDLALAWLLHQRAVTAPIIGPRTPEQFDGALRAVDIRLDEAALSRLDEIFPGHKTAPEDYAW
- a CDS encoding cupin domain-containing protein — protein: MLPRLVAVDPETFAREHWGRSALLSPAGDLPQDFSDLLSSDAVDELVSERGLRTPFLRVAKNGSTLADKTFTAPGGVGAGIADQVSDDKLVSLFADGSTMVLQALHRVWPPIIALCQQLAAELGHPVQANAYVTPPQNQGFSNHYDVHDVFVLQIEGEKRWQIHAPVLESPLRDQPWSDRKAAVAARAAEEPLLEAVLKPGDCLYLPRGYLHAATALGGVSTHLTIGVHSWTRYALAEQLLQQALRTVAADPVVRGSLALGVDLGRPEDLAGDVDVVRDALVAALGAADRGRLSEVLDAGARGTQRAAPVGPLRQLRTAQELEPGTVLALRGHLAARLVPRGAGAVLRSRAADLPLVEAELAAVGQLLEAGSATTAALGEDLARRLVLAGLVVAG
- a CDS encoding DEAD/DEAH box helicase, with the translated sequence MPDPSDVPAWDALLGNEAITAMVGSDAFARALVYARSGRVHDVRLDEDAMTVSGRVRGSYRDDYEVTVHLNPSRSGATTVYRGQCTCPVVLDCKHAAAVLVVARTSTALRHQVDRPEWEVALERLLAAPDPEPLETAAPLALEFEVERIPAYRGYAGRQDLRMRPVRQGRSGGWVRSGISWEDLDFVARSYRAEHRELLLQFRAAAGAGARYALPRTPWLSLGTVTSAFWALLDQAAAAGLDLLMAKPLTGPVRTTERASVTLDVRRAGAAGLLVGPRVVLGGRRLDLPSVGVLGEPAHGIFAVSADAEGAERLVVSRLEQLLSRELRQLVVDAKPLLVPARDEERFLGEFAPQLRHKVGLGSADASVALPERVLPVLALRVGFGSGHRVRLDWSVRYGTGEGVREHALDEPAGRPGLRDPAAEAALVEALPLPYDELPVLAAPHAAPPRPAPHVELPEAAALVFVDRVLPALEQAGVAVELVGEVVAYRRSDAEPAVAVSARERDGSTDWFDLHIEVSIEGEAVPFEQLFAALTRGDEYLVLETGVYFALDRPELQRLRELIEESKALVEDAPDDEPGLAISREQASLWQDLVGLGSVLDASTRWTAAVRGLAGTSEVPAVEDPAGLRAELRPYQREGYRWLAHLEASGLGGVLADDMGLGKTLQVLALVAHARERAPGPPFLVVAPTSVVTNWAREAATFTPDLRVVVVGESEAKRTRGRGGAERSLAALVAGADVVVTSYALLRIDEEVWAAQDWAGLILDEAQFVKNHRSKTYLSARRVAVPFTVAVTGTPLENDLMDLWSLLSLSAPGLFPDPDRFSSYYRRPIERAGDQDKLAQLRRRIRPLVLRRTKESVAPELPPKQEQVVEVVLQPKHLRIYQTHLQRERQKVLGLLEDVEANRFTILGSLTRLRQLSLDAALVDPEHANVPSAKTELLVSDLEQLVAEGHRALVFSQFTSFLARVRERLDAAGLPHAYLDGRTRDRDAVVQSFRDGSAPVFLISLKAGGFGLNLTEADYCFLLDPWWNPAAEAQAVDRTHRIGQDKTVMVYRMVAQDTIEQKVMELKARKGELFSSVLGEDALASSRLTADDIRALVTG
- a CDS encoding BatC protein; translated protein: MSESTQGPSLGAADLEGPADGGADGITGIQDGGADGGADSGSEGPADGGAEGTPGVQDGGADGGAEGPADGGADGTPGVSDGGADGGADGGAEGPADGGADGTPGVSDGGADGGAEGPADGGADGTPGVSDGGADGGAEGPADGGADGTPGVSDGGADGGAH
- a CDS encoding DUF1479 domain-containing protein — its product is MSTDTPTGLPHWETIPDDIPAATREIKRALRARIEASGRSVADVFAEVEEGVRAEVADIVATRARGEQVWPEIAYADIEAGTVSEAQLAQLARRGCVVVRGHFPREQAEAWDRAAVDYVDGNQFFEHYTGPADDFFGTLAMSKPEIYPIYWSRSQMEARQSPRMATVQSFLNARWTHESEGRVWFDPDVDTMYPDRIRRRPPGTDSGGLGTHLDPGTLDLWMSEGYQRHFRHLFSGDVAAYDPWDAAYRTDAVQYPGSTMCSAFRTFQGWTALSEMDHDQGVLHTVPIPGAMAYLMLRPLLDDVPEDDMCGVQPNRTFPVDERWHPLLLEGLAGIPDVAPGDSVWWHCDMIHAVAPVTDQKGWGNVMYIPAAPRCTKNETYVAGVREAFLEGRSPGDFPVEDYEAGWPDRFGVEDLNAIGRRGLGLEPAPV
- a CDS encoding PQQ-dependent sugar dehydrogenase is translated as MVTRRALLLGSTAAALGAVAGCSAPAAPGAAPVPASGGPASGASSSPGSPSHSAAPTSPRRPTPRPSPEPAVPTHPTPELADVVAEGLDVPWGLAFLASGDALVGERGTAKLLRVSPGGRTRTLGEVRGVVPPRGIGEGGLLGLALAPGDEDTLFAYITTADDDRVVRMSLAGGRVGRPRVVLAGIPTSTHHHGGRLLFDRAGRLLVSTGDAERPGLGQDRSALSGKILRLRPDGRAAAGNPFGDRTWSYGHRNVEGLALDDAGRLWATEFGDKEADELNVIRPGRNYGWPRVEGRSDVRGLTSPAATWSPTSACSPAGLAVAGSTAFVGALQGRCLFAVPLDGTGAGKPEAWFAGDHGRLRTVALAPDRTLWVTTSNTDGRVEPGRDDDRILRFRLT
- a CDS encoding ROK family transcriptional regulator, with protein sequence MAGEQGRQLPRLALLRELTDQHVLGRLLDGSALTRAEIAARTGISKPTISESVRRLVEGGLLEEAGQQTGRRGPSGTYVRVRRAAASALAVSVGPDGVRVERYDVTGEPVGHVERAVQVPTDAEQLAPVLTSAVRDALAGPGGPVGSIAVSVAGPVDQATGRLVALPDSPFVLGELAPVELLAPLVDVTPQVDNDVNWAALAEHHEGAARDLEEFFFVYLGPGIGAASVGGGVVRHGAGGLAGELAHVLTTGPDGRSTRLLAGLAAEGLLVPGSSALDVDRILAALAGAPDDDGLATRLARAVAGALASVTALLNPRAVVLGGPWGLAPGFDAAVRVELDALAVVPTELRRSALGDAAPLAGARVAAVRRLQEGLRAPSAETGEQKSGPSDVSAARPALPTGTVSDPPIVLTSQ